From the Clostridiales bacterium FE2011 genome, one window contains:
- the phnE gene encoding phosphonate ABC transporter, permease protein PhnE, with amino-acid sequence MPLIAVLLVAMVWLSIKLTGFDLGIIARRGHQFVVILSQIFSPDIFNIQESTFTKFGIDPGAVSLLSVFDGRWWQALWHTMTGSFAPKVFSPLWDTLRMSILGSFIGATLALPLAVAASTNINRNKATVSVIRLLLNILRTLPTLVVAKIFALIFGLGTFAGTLAILVFTLGVICKMMYESIETIDMGAFEAMESFGATKLQGFWSASMKQILPTYLSYSLYALEMNVRAASILGYVGAGGLGLLIDERIGWRDYNGLGTVLLMLFILVVSIESLSQYLRKKLS; translated from the coding sequence ATGCCGCTGATTGCCGTGCTGCTGGTTGCCATGGTCTGGCTGAGCATCAAGCTGACCGGTTTTGACCTGGGCATCATTGCCCGGCGGGGCCATCAGTTTGTCGTCATCCTGAGCCAGATCTTCTCCCCGGATATCTTCAATATTCAGGAGTCCACTTTCACAAAATTCGGCATTGATCCCGGTGCCGTCAGCCTGCTGTCCGTCTTCGACGGCCGCTGGTGGCAGGCGCTCTGGCATACCATGACCGGATCCTTCGCGCCGAAGGTTTTCAGCCCGCTCTGGGATACGCTTCGTATGTCCATCCTGGGCTCCTTCATCGGCGCCACGCTGGCACTGCCGCTGGCCGTTGCGGCCTCCACCAATATTAACCGCAACAAGGCCACCGTATCCGTAATCCGGCTGCTGCTGAATATTCTCCGCACGCTGCCCACCCTGGTGGTTGCAAAGATCTTCGCCCTGATCTTCGGCCTGGGCACCTTCGCCGGCACCCTGGCCATCCTGGTTTTCACCCTCGGCGTCATCTGCAAGATGATGTACGAATCCATCGAAACCATCGATATGGGCGCCTTTGAGGCCATGGAATCCTTCGGAGCCACCAAGCTGCAGGGCTTCTGGTCTGCCAGTATGAAACAGATCCTGCCCACTTATCTGAGCTACAGCCTCTACGCGCTGGAAATGAACGTGCGGGCGGCTTCCATTCTCGGATACGTCGGTGCGGGCGGTCTGGGTCTGCTGATTGATGAGCGGATCGGCTGGCGTGACTATAACGGTCTCGGCACGGTGTTGCTGATGCTCTTTATCCTGGTTGTCAGCATTGAGAGCCTCAGCCAGTACCTGCGCAAAAAACTGAGTTAA
- the surE gene encoding 5'/3'-nucleotidase SurE gives MKRILITNDDGIRSSGIIRLVEAARALGEVTVIAPDREHSAKAHSISILEPVDFMPYAFPVPGVTAWVCSGTPSDCVRVGLAYLLPQKPDLVLSGINCGFNIASDIQYSATVGAALEAAHQGIPAAAFSEPYNPDHSVTDRFLPDVLELLEELLPGRDEILNINFPLASCNGILTGRTVSSGSMFRGSYQLTERLPGGGLRLSAEWVPDDACDDGSDFQAVLDHYISIGVVRNIG, from the coding sequence ATGAAAAGAATTCTCATTACCAATGATGACGGCATCCGTTCCTCCGGGATTATCCGCCTGGTTGAAGCAGCCCGTGCTCTCGGAGAAGTGACGGTTATTGCTCCTGACCGGGAACACAGTGCCAAGGCCCACAGCATTTCCATCCTGGAGCCGGTCGATTTTATGCCCTATGCGTTTCCCGTGCCGGGCGTAACCGCCTGGGTCTGCAGCGGCACGCCTTCAGACTGTGTGCGCGTCGGCCTGGCATATCTCCTTCCGCAGAAACCGGATCTGGTTCTTTCCGGTATCAATTGCGGTTTTAACATCGCCTCTGATATTCAGTATTCCGCTACTGTGGGCGCCGCGCTGGAAGCCGCCCATCAGGGAATCCCTGCTGCTGCTTTCTCGGAACCCTATAATCCGGATCACTCGGTCACAGACCGTTTCCTTCCCGATGTTCTGGAGCTTCTGGAAGAGTTGCTGCCCGGGCGGGACGAAATCCTCAATATCAATTTCCCGCTCGCTTCCTGCAACGGCATTCTCACCGGCCGCACCGTGTCCTCCGGTTCTATGTTCCGTGGAAGCTATCAGCTCACAGAGCGGCTTCCGGGCGGCGGTCTCCGCCTGTCCGCGGAGTGGGTGCCGGATGACGCCTGTGACGACGGCTCTGATTTCCAGGCCGTTCTGGATCATTACATTTCCATCGGCGTCGTCCGGAATATCGGTTAA
- a CDS encoding ABC transporter permease subunit encodes MSEKNKIPVVPRPLSIEETYTQRPRRWWLYTLVVIIVALLLVWSASGVEFKGIATKGSEVARGIATGLTHPDWDLLLGRITEDTSVTEIAGITISTEGVPYLLFQTIAIAFLGTLIGGILAIPFSFLACDRIVPKWLARIFRVLILLIRTIPSLVWALVWIRVTGPNAFCGVVTQSVCSIGMISKMYITAIEDLDVRILESLDASGCSGFQKIRCGIMPQIIPNFISTVIYRFDINMKDATTLGIVGAGGIGAPLIQCITSSRWSMVGAYLFGMILLMLVIEWLSTRIRNRLTRG; translated from the coding sequence ATGAGTGAAAAGAATAAAATCCCGGTTGTTCCCCGCCCTCTGAGCATAGAGGAAACCTACACACAGCGCCCGCGCCGCTGGTGGCTGTACACGCTGGTTGTAATCATCGTTGCGCTGCTGCTGGTCTGGTCCGCCAGCGGTGTTGAATTCAAAGGCATCGCCACAAAGGGATCTGAAGTTGCCCGCGGTATTGCCACAGGCCTGACCCATCCGGACTGGGACCTGCTGCTGGGGCGGATTACGGAGGATACCTCCGTCACAGAGATCGCCGGCATCACCATTTCTACGGAAGGCGTGCCCTATCTGCTTTTCCAGACCATCGCCATCGCCTTCCTCGGTACGTTGATCGGCGGTATCCTGGCCATTCCCTTCAGCTTCCTGGCCTGTGACCGGATTGTCCCCAAATGGCTTGCCCGCATCTTCCGCGTGCTGATCCTGCTCATCCGTACCATTCCCAGTCTGGTCTGGGCGCTGGTCTGGATCCGCGTCACCGGTCCCAACGCCTTCTGCGGTGTTGTCACCCAGAGCGTCTGTTCCATCGGTATGATCAGCAAGATGTACATCACCGCCATCGAGGATCTGGATGTACGTATTCTGGAATCCCTGGACGCCTCCGGCTGCTCCGGTTTCCAGAAGATCCGCTGTGGCATCATGCCCCAGATCATTCCGAATTTCATTTCCACAGTAATTTACCGGTTCGATATCAACATGAAGGACGCCACTACCCTGGGCATCGTCGGCGCCGGCGGTATCGGCGCCCCGCTGATCCAGTGCATCACTTCCAGCCGCTGGAGCATGGTCGGTGCCTATCTCTTCGGCATGATCCTGCTGATGCTTGTGATTGAGTGGCTTTCCACCCGGATCCGGAACCGTCTGACGAGAGGCTGA
- a CDS encoding sugar ABC transporter permease, translating into MQRTVTPMTRGFRWEMKHNRTLYLMCVPALLLLLAFAYLPMGGMYMAFTKYNVVDGIYGSPFVGFQNFTYFLKGNPYFWNAVKNTLIINFWGLIFGTIVPITIAIAMNEVKNGPFKKVSQSAMFFPYFLSWVVVGAILYGFMTANFRIDRKTGELILTGANGVANRLLMAFGSQPIRWYAEPKYWKAIVIFLDVWKWAGYNSIIYMAAMAGFDGSLYEAATIDGASRFQQIRYLTIPMLKPQVVILTLMSIGRIFYGDMGMIWGLVGQNGTLLDAVSVIDTYVYTSMKTMGFGFSTAIGLCQSVMGLILILLANSAAKKINDGEGLF; encoded by the coding sequence ATGCAGAGAACCGTTACGCCGATGACCCGCGGTTTCCGGTGGGAAATGAAACATAACCGGACACTGTACCTGATGTGCGTCCCCGCGCTGCTGCTTCTTCTCGCCTTTGCCTACCTGCCCATGGGCGGTATGTATATGGCTTTCACCAAATACAACGTTGTTGACGGCATATACGGATCTCCCTTTGTGGGCTTTCAGAATTTCACCTATTTCCTGAAAGGGAACCCCTATTTCTGGAACGCGGTGAAGAATACGCTGATTATCAACTTCTGGGGCCTGATCTTCGGCACGATCGTACCGATCACCATCGCCATCGCGATGAACGAAGTGAAGAACGGACCCTTTAAAAAGGTCAGCCAGAGCGCAATGTTCTTCCCTTACTTCCTGAGCTGGGTCGTTGTGGGCGCCATCCTGTACGGCTTTATGACAGCTAATTTCCGGATTGACCGGAAGACGGGAGAACTGATCCTGACCGGTGCAAACGGCGTGGCCAACCGACTGCTGATGGCCTTTGGATCCCAGCCGATCCGCTGGTACGCTGAACCGAAATACTGGAAAGCAATTGTCATTTTCCTGGACGTGTGGAAGTGGGCCGGCTACAACTCCATCATTTATATGGCAGCGATGGCCGGGTTTGACGGCAGCCTGTACGAGGCAGCCACCATCGACGGGGCCAGCCGGTTCCAGCAGATCCGGTACCTGACGATCCCGATGCTGAAACCCCAGGTGGTTATCCTGACACTGATGAGTATCGGCCGGATTTTCTACGGCGATATGGGCATGATCTGGGGCCTGGTGGGACAGAACGGCACCCTGTTGGACGCGGTATCGGTTATTGATACCTACGTCTACACCTCCATGAAAACGATGGGCTTCGGCTTCAGTACGGCGATTGGTTTGTGCCAGAGCGTCATGGGCCTGATCCTGATTCTCCTTGCCAACAGCGCGGCAAAGAAGATCAATGACGGGGAGGGACTGTTCTGA
- a CDS encoding Gfo/Idh/MocA family oxidoreductase: protein MKFVLIGAGQRGMIYAKYALEMGHEIAAVAETDEVKRQIAGDLFGIPAERRFLNGKDLLALPKLGDAAIIATMDRDHYREAIPAMEKGYHLLLEKPISPDPEETLAIEECAVRTGRHVTVCHVLRYSPFFRALKKAVTDGKIGRVITIQHNENIGNFHIAHSFVRGNWRRSDLASPLVMQKSCHDMDLMVWLTGSKCESISSFGDLTYFKAENAPENAAERCAECSLKDSCRFSAYRCYLPIAGDWPATVLTENQSEEGLREAIRTGPYGRCVYHCDNNVCDHQVSILRFTNGVTATFNLSGFTNRMTRTIKIMGENGEIRASEADNVIEITHFASNWKEEAETEIIRPEESTSGHSGGDSGIVEDFLSMLEGKLSESSTDIHESVESHMMACAAEEARLTGNVISIADFRRKHERKPQA from the coding sequence ATGAAGTTTGTATTAATCGGTGCAGGGCAGCGTGGAATGATTTACGCTAAATATGCCCTGGAAATGGGTCATGAGATTGCCGCTGTCGCGGAAACGGATGAAGTGAAGCGCCAGATTGCGGGCGATCTGTTCGGCATTCCGGCGGAACGACGTTTCCTCAACGGAAAGGATCTGCTGGCGCTGCCGAAACTCGGTGACGCGGCCATCATCGCGACAATGGACCGGGATCATTACCGGGAAGCTATTCCGGCGATGGAAAAAGGATACCATCTGCTCCTGGAAAAGCCCATTTCACCGGATCCGGAAGAAACGCTCGCTATTGAAGAATGCGCAGTGAGAACCGGCCGGCATGTGACTGTATGCCATGTGCTGCGGTACAGCCCTTTTTTCCGGGCACTGAAAAAAGCCGTGACAGACGGAAAGATCGGCCGGGTGATCACGATCCAGCATAACGAGAACATCGGCAACTTCCACATTGCCCACAGCTTTGTACGGGGCAACTGGAGACGGAGCGACCTGGCCAGCCCTCTGGTGATGCAGAAATCCTGCCATGACATGGACCTGATGGTATGGCTGACGGGAAGCAAATGCGAAAGTATTTCCTCCTTCGGTGACCTGACCTATTTCAAGGCGGAGAACGCACCGGAGAACGCGGCGGAACGCTGCGCGGAATGCTCGCTGAAAGACAGCTGCCGGTTCAGCGCTTACCGCTGCTACCTGCCGATCGCAGGAGACTGGCCGGCCACCGTGCTGACAGAGAACCAGAGCGAGGAAGGACTCCGGGAGGCGATCAGGACAGGTCCGTACGGCCGCTGCGTATACCATTGCGACAACAATGTATGTGACCACCAGGTGTCCATCCTCCGTTTCACAAACGGAGTGACCGCGACTTTCAACCTGAGCGGATTTACCAACAGGATGACCCGGACGATCAAGATCATGGGTGAAAACGGTGAGATCCGGGCCAGCGAAGCAGACAACGTGATTGAAATCACGCATTTCGCAAGCAACTGGAAGGAAGAGGCTGAAACCGAGATTATTCGTCCGGAAGAAAGCACCAGCGGACACAGCGGCGGAGACAGCGGTATTGTGGAAGACTTCCTGTCCATGCTGGAAGGCAAACTGAGCGAATCCTCCACGGATATTCACGAATCGGTCGAAAGCCATATGATGGCCTGCGCGGCGGAAGAAGCCCGGCTGACGGGGAATGTGATCAGTATTGCAGATTTCCGGCGGAAGCATGAAAGGAAACCGCAGGCATGA
- a CDS encoding ABC transporter ATP-binding protein has product MAANKKEPKGVRLDHISKIYKDPKTGKDFYAVHDVALDIEPGSFVTLLGPSGCGKTTTLRMIAGFESPDEGEIYLGGEPINELTPNKRDTAMVFQSYALFPHYNVFDNVAYGLRLRKVPKDEIQERVTNILKLVELSDMEQRMTNQLSGGQQQRVALARALVVEPGVLLFDEPLSNLDAKLRVQMRTEIRRIQQALGITAIYVTHDQSEAMAISDNIILMKGGVIAQMGSPTEIYYHPNSEFVADFIGECNFLPCTVTGREGNDVIADVYGHPVKVLSERDTIGSAEIVLRPEAIEIADQGQLPCKVELSCFMGSYQNYHVRVGDTLVKIADNCPIGRKTYQVGDEAYISFRSECAHLLAT; this is encoded by the coding sequence ATGGCAGCGAACAAGAAAGAGCCCAAGGGAGTTCGCCTGGATCATATTTCAAAGATCTACAAGGATCCCAAGACGGGAAAGGATTTCTATGCCGTGCACGACGTGGCACTGGACATTGAACCCGGAAGCTTTGTGACGCTGCTGGGTCCCTCCGGCTGCGGCAAGACGACGACCCTGCGCATGATCGCGGGCTTTGAAAGTCCGGACGAGGGAGAGATTTACCTGGGCGGGGAGCCGATCAACGAGCTGACGCCCAACAAGCGCGACACGGCCATGGTTTTCCAGAGCTATGCGCTTTTCCCGCACTACAATGTGTTTGACAATGTGGCCTACGGACTGCGCCTGCGGAAAGTGCCGAAGGATGAAATCCAGGAAAGAGTCACGAACATCCTGAAGCTGGTGGAGCTTTCCGATATGGAACAGCGGATGACCAACCAGCTTTCTGGCGGACAGCAGCAGCGCGTGGCACTGGCACGGGCGCTGGTTGTGGAACCCGGCGTGCTGCTTTTCGACGAACCGCTGAGCAACCTGGACGCGAAGCTGAGGGTACAGATGCGTACGGAAATCCGCCGCATCCAGCAGGCACTGGGCATCACCGCCATTTACGTGACCCATGACCAGAGCGAAGCAATGGCCATCTCCGACAACATCATCCTGATGAAGGGCGGCGTCATTGCCCAGATGGGTTCCCCGACGGAGATCTATTATCATCCGAACAGCGAGTTTGTCGCCGACTTTATCGGCGAGTGCAATTTCCTGCCGTGTACAGTGACCGGCAGGGAAGGAAACGATGTGATCGCCGATGTCTACGGACATCCGGTCAAAGTCCTGTCTGAAAGGGATACGATCGGCAGCGCCGAGATTGTCCTTCGCCCGGAAGCGATTGAGATTGCCGACCAGGGACAGCTGCCCTGCAAGGTGGAGCTGAGCTGCTTCATGGGTTCCTACCAGAATTACCATGTGCGGGTCGGCGATACGCTGGTGAAAATCGCTGACAACTGCCCGATCGGCCGGAAAACCTATCAGGTGGGAGACGAGGCGTACATCTCTTTCCGCAGCGAATGCGCGCACCTGCTGGCAACCTGA
- a CDS encoding LacI family DNA-binding transcriptional regulator, with the protein MANIRDVARLANVSPATVSRILNDNQIYKTTDETRERVLRAVTELGYQAPVKKRPRPDQSDTSGFSVGVLLATTKGKYSDPYYLAILSGIEDELSRLGGTVSVIQTEQELEDQAILNRLLGAGLSGLIMMRPLSEPLFEQLHSLIPHIVGIDTGHMPIDNVEYDHLRVSKMAVEYLYSKGHRSIGYIGGSVGDAPLKRSRRYRSYLETMADLGLEVRPEWVLNCDWDDRKCISLVEKTYHEHGLPTAFYAASDLMAMAALRALYQLGIRVPDQVAVIGMSNIEMSQYANPPLTTIDVPAVEMGITAARIIASRVRGDTTLPKRVLLPSRLIERDSV; encoded by the coding sequence ATGGCGAATATCCGTGACGTGGCCCGCCTGGCCAATGTTTCCCCCGCTACTGTCTCCCGTATTCTGAATGACAATCAGATTTACAAGACGACGGATGAAACACGCGAGAGAGTGCTGCGCGCTGTGACTGAGCTTGGTTACCAGGCTCCCGTGAAAAAGCGCCCCCGGCCGGATCAGTCTGATACCTCCGGTTTTTCTGTCGGTGTGCTCCTGGCCACCACCAAAGGTAAATACAGTGATCCCTACTATCTCGCCATTCTCAGCGGCATAGAGGATGAACTTTCCCGCCTTGGCGGCACCGTTTCCGTCATCCAGACAGAGCAGGAGCTTGAGGATCAGGCCATCCTGAATCGCCTGCTGGGTGCCGGCCTTTCCGGCCTCATCATGATGCGTCCCCTGTCTGAGCCGCTGTTTGAACAGCTCCATTCCCTCATTCCGCATATTGTCGGAATTGATACCGGGCATATGCCCATTGATAACGTGGAATATGATCACCTGCGGGTCAGCAAAATGGCTGTGGAATACCTTTACAGCAAAGGGCACCGGTCCATCGGCTATATCGGCGGCAGTGTCGGAGACGCCCCGTTGAAGCGTTCCCGCCGTTACCGCAGCTACCTGGAAACCATGGCGGATCTCGGTCTGGAGGTCAGGCCCGAATGGGTGCTGAACTGCGACTGGGATGACCGAAAGTGCATTTCCCTGGTTGAGAAGACTTACCATGAACACGGCCTGCCCACCGCTTTCTATGCAGCCAGTGACCTGATGGCCATGGCCGCCCTGCGTGCCCTGTATCAGCTGGGGATCCGTGTTCCGGATCAGGTTGCGGTCATCGGCATGAGCAATATTGAGATGAGTCAGTATGCCAACCCACCGCTGACCACCATCGACGTCCCGGCTGTCGAAATGGGTATCACCGCCGCCCGGATCATCGCCAGCCGTGTCCGGGGAGACACCACGCTGCCCAAGCGTGTTCTGCTCCCCTCCCGCCTCATTGAGCGGGATTCCGTATGA
- a CDS encoding PhnD/SsuA/transferrin family substrate-binding protein yields MKKLTALLLAIVLLLGCVSALADNVKMDKLTLEFVPSKDADVIITGTKNLPDLLKAEMANQGYDIGEVEITVGTNYNATGEAMGAGSIDIGWLPAGTYVLYSDETDVILTSTRAGLSNDSENPADWNGDANKTTGDSSNQVGFYRALIYATPSAYGKELAAKVNAGEALTWDDLNKANWAVGNNSSSAGYIYPTMWLMDHYDGKKLTDLEHVSFGIQYGDQFAQAAAEQVDIIVCYADGRRDYEAAWMLPLGETDPTGKAGMGRTDTIWNELNVIGVTPGIYNDTVAVTKAKPEIYNPEFIAAIQDALINIINTEEGKAIFSVYSHEGYKKAVDSDYDATRKAQEVVK; encoded by the coding sequence ATGAAAAAACTCACCGCCCTGCTTCTGGCAATTGTTCTGCTTCTCGGCTGCGTTAGCGCCCTGGCTGACAATGTCAAAATGGACAAGCTGACCCTCGAATTTGTTCCCTCCAAGGACGCTGACGTGATTATCACCGGCACCAAGAACCTGCCCGACCTGCTCAAGGCTGAAATGGCCAACCAGGGCTATGATATCGGCGAAGTGGAAATCACCGTCGGTACCAACTACAACGCCACCGGTGAAGCCATGGGCGCCGGTTCCATCGATATCGGCTGGCTGCCCGCCGGCACCTACGTCCTCTACAGCGATGAAACAGACGTCATCCTGACCTCCACCCGCGCCGGTCTGTCCAACGACAGTGAAAATCCTGCCGACTGGAACGGCGACGCCAACAAGACCACCGGTGACTCCAGCAATCAGGTCGGTTTCTACCGCGCCCTGATCTATGCCACTCCCTCTGCCTACGGCAAGGAACTGGCCGCCAAAGTCAACGCCGGTGAAGCCCTGACCTGGGATGACCTGAACAAAGCCAACTGGGCTGTCGGCAACAACTCCTCCTCTGCCGGATATATCTATCCCACCATGTGGCTGATGGATCACTATGACGGCAAAAAGCTCACCGATCTGGAGCATGTTTCCTTCGGCATTCAGTATGGCGACCAGTTCGCGCAGGCTGCTGCCGAGCAGGTGGACATCATCGTGTGCTACGCCGACGGCCGCCGCGACTATGAAGCCGCCTGGATGCTGCCCCTGGGCGAGACCGATCCCACCGGCAAGGCCGGCATGGGCCGTACCGACACCATCTGGAATGAGCTGAACGTTATCGGCGTCACCCCCGGTATCTACAATGACACCGTGGCCGTTACCAAGGCGAAGCCCGAGATCTACAATCCCGAGTTCATCGCGGCCATCCAGGACGCCCTGATCAACATTATCAATACTGAAGAAGGCAAGGCCATCTTCTCCGTGTACAGCCACGAAGGTTACAAGAAGGCTGTTGACAGCGATTACGACGCCACCCGTAAGGCACAGGAAGTCGTGAAGTAA
- the phnC gene encoding phosphonate ABC transporter ATP-binding protein → MSLIEFKHVSKTYPNGVKGLKDVNLTIDQGEFVAIIGLSGAGKSTLIRTINRMIDITEGQLTVDGTDVMTLKGKSLRRFRRKIGMIFQSFNLVSRSTAIKNVLTSMVPDMPWWKVLLGIFSKEQKMHALEALDKVGILDKAYTRCDQLSGGQQQRVALARTLNQTPTIILADEPVAALDPVTAHQVMGDFKRINEEMNISILINIHHVDLALKYATRLIGIRAGEIVYDGPVDQVTQEILDSIYNGASIPQAGD, encoded by the coding sequence ATCTCCTTGATTGAATTCAAACATGTCAGTAAAACCTATCCCAACGGCGTAAAAGGCCTGAAAGATGTGAACCTCACCATCGATCAGGGCGAATTTGTTGCCATCATCGGCCTTAGCGGTGCGGGCAAATCCACCCTCATCCGGACCATCAACCGGATGATTGATATCACGGAGGGACAGCTGACCGTGGACGGCACAGACGTCATGACCCTGAAGGGCAAAAGTCTCCGCCGTTTCCGCCGGAAAATCGGTATGATTTTCCAGTCCTTCAACCTGGTCTCCCGCTCCACTGCCATCAAGAATGTGCTGACCTCCATGGTGCCTGATATGCCCTGGTGGAAGGTTCTGCTCGGCATTTTCAGCAAGGAGCAGAAAATGCATGCCCTGGAGGCGCTGGATAAAGTCGGCATCCTGGACAAGGCTTATACCCGCTGCGACCAGCTTTCCGGCGGTCAGCAGCAGCGCGTTGCCCTGGCCCGCACCCTGAACCAGACGCCCACCATCATCCTGGCGGATGAACCTGTAGCCGCGCTGGATCCTGTCACTGCCCATCAGGTCATGGGTGACTTCAAGCGCATCAATGAAGAAATGAACATTTCCATCCTGATCAATATCCATCATGTGGACCTGGCGCTCAAATACGCTACCCGCCTGATCGGTATCCGCGCAGGTGAAATTGTTTACGACGGGCCTGTGGATCAGGTTACCCAGGAGATTCTGGATTCCATCTACAACGGCGCTTCCATTCCCCAGGCGGGCGATTGA
- a CDS encoding bifunctional metallophosphatase/5'-nucleotidase, protein MSPLLTVYFTSDIHGYLYPTNFQNKEPQPMGLLSMRFPKDENTLVIDGGDMLQGSPLTYFGRSEGVDIPIARAMNARGYDYVTLGNHDFNYGRENLLRYLRELDAQCLCANVDDLRGELPLLPCAVRTLGNGLRVGLVGLVTNWINRWEKPENLVDFSVVSPLERAKAAVASLECDVLIGIYHGGIERDPETGKLLSSTDENIACRLCEELPFDLLLTGHQHIPLAGARWHNTHLVQTPCNAASYIRVEMDADQHFTSELCPVPDHADYTPEEAALFGRLNEWLDHPIGHLSRSLWPEDKLKMAMEGSPIADFFNQVQLWASGARVSCTCLANSVRGFDKNVTVRDVVATYVYPNTLKVLEVTGSILRQGLEQCARYFDRDAQGHLAISEAFLRPKEAHFNYDYFAGIEYTFDLTRPAGRRVVSLTCEGRPVQDSDAFTLCMCDYRATGAGDFDFYLSCPVVRDIQTDITELILRYLEEHDPVEIPSSHPLTVLT, encoded by the coding sequence ATGTCACCGCTGCTGACTGTATATTTCACATCGGATATCCATGGATATCTGTATCCCACAAACTTCCAGAATAAGGAGCCCCAGCCCATGGGGCTTCTTTCCATGCGCTTTCCCAAGGATGAGAACACGCTCGTCATCGACGGCGGTGATATGCTTCAGGGTTCTCCCCTGACTTATTTCGGCCGTTCCGAGGGTGTTGACATACCGATTGCCCGGGCCATGAATGCCCGGGGGTATGATTACGTCACCCTCGGCAATCACGATTTCAATTACGGCCGGGAAAACCTTCTTCGCTATCTCCGTGAGCTGGATGCCCAGTGTCTCTGTGCCAATGTGGATGATCTCCGCGGGGAGCTTCCGCTGCTACCCTGTGCCGTCCGTACCCTCGGCAACGGCCTTCGTGTCGGTCTTGTCGGGCTGGTAACCAACTGGATCAACCGCTGGGAGAAGCCTGAAAACCTGGTGGATTTTTCCGTTGTTTCCCCGCTGGAACGCGCGAAAGCCGCCGTGGCATCCCTGGAGTGTGACGTGCTCATCGGCATTTATCACGGCGGAATCGAGCGTGATCCGGAAACCGGGAAGCTGCTCTCATCCACGGATGAAAACATTGCCTGCCGCCTGTGCGAGGAGCTCCCCTTTGACCTGCTGCTGACCGGTCACCAGCACATCCCGCTTGCCGGTGCCCGCTGGCACAATACTCACCTTGTCCAGACGCCCTGCAATGCCGCCTCGTATATCCGGGTGGAAATGGACGCGGACCAGCACTTTACTTCTGAGTTGTGTCCTGTTCCGGATCATGCGGATTATACGCCGGAAGAGGCCGCCCTGTTCGGCAGGCTGAATGAATGGCTGGACCATCCCATCGGTCACCTTTCCCGTTCCCTCTGGCCGGAAGACAAGCTGAAAATGGCGATGGAAGGATCTCCGATTGCGGATTTCTTCAATCAGGTTCAGCTCTGGGCGTCCGGTGCCCGCGTCAGCTGCACCTGCCTGGCCAATTCCGTCCGCGGCTTTGACAAAAATGTAACAGTCCGTGATGTGGTGGCCACCTACGTCTATCCCAACACCCTCAAAGTGCTGGAAGTCACCGGTTCCATCCTTCGTCAGGGGCTGGAGCAGTGCGCGCGGTATTTTGACCGGGATGCGCAGGGGCATCTTGCCATCAGTGAAGCCTTTCTCCGGCCGAAGGAAGCACATTTCAATTACGATTATTTTGCCGGGATCGAATACACCTTTGACCTCACCCGTCCCGCCGGCCGGCGGGTGGTTTCCCTTACCTGTGAAGGCCGGCCTGTACAGGATTCAGACGCCTTCACCCTTTGTATGTGCGATTACCGTGCCACCGGAGCAGGAGACTTCGACTTTTATCTCTCCTGCCCGGTCGTCCGGGATATCCAGACGGACATTACTGAACTGATCCTGCGGTATCTGGAGGAGCATGACCCTGTTGAGATCCCTTCCAGCCATCCGCTGACCGTTCTGACTTGA